The Staphylococcus carnosus genome has a segment encoding these proteins:
- a CDS encoding ABC transporter ATP-binding protein, whose product MDKKTILEVNNLKQYYPIKGGFFRRTVGHVKAVDGISFKIKKGETMGLVGESGCGKSSAGRSILRLQKPSEGTITFDNEDITHLKGKKLREARKGFQMVFQDPYASLNPLQMVGDIVGEPIKNYTKKSKKELEKEVKELLLKVGLNTEDYYKYAHEFSGGQRQRVGIARALALKPKLIILDEPVSALDVSVQSQVLNLLDDLQKEFDLSYLFIAHDLSVVKHVSDYIGVMYLGHIVEQGPADEIYKNPKHPYTQALISAIPEIDQEKRKERILLTGDLPSPANPPTGCPFHTRCPIAQEACKTTKPEYKQVNPNHFAACLLIEEEVEK is encoded by the coding sequence ATGGATAAAAAGACAATCTTAGAAGTAAATAATCTCAAACAATATTATCCAATCAAAGGTGGATTTTTCCGTAGAACTGTTGGACATGTAAAAGCTGTCGATGGTATAAGCTTCAAAATAAAAAAGGGCGAAACAATGGGTTTGGTAGGTGAATCTGGTTGTGGTAAATCTTCTGCTGGAAGAAGTATCTTAAGGTTGCAAAAACCTAGTGAGGGGACAATAACTTTTGACAACGAAGATATTACTCATCTTAAAGGTAAAAAATTACGAGAAGCTAGAAAAGGATTTCAAATGGTCTTCCAAGATCCATATGCATCTCTAAATCCTTTACAAATGGTTGGGGATATAGTCGGAGAACCGATAAAAAATTATACTAAAAAATCGAAAAAAGAGTTAGAAAAAGAAGTTAAAGAATTATTGTTGAAAGTTGGATTAAATACTGAAGATTATTATAAGTATGCACATGAGTTTTCTGGTGGACAAAGGCAAAGAGTAGGAATAGCACGTGCATTGGCGTTGAAACCGAAACTGATTATTTTGGATGAACCAGTAAGTGCATTAGATGTTTCGGTTCAATCACAAGTATTAAACTTGTTAGATGATCTTCAAAAAGAATTTGACCTAAGTTATTTATTTATCGCACATGATTTAAGTGTTGTAAAACATGTAAGTGACTATATAGGTGTTATGTATTTAGGTCATATTGTTGAACAAGGACCAGCAGATGAAATATACAAAAATCCTAAACATCCATATACGCAAGCACTAATTTCAGCAATTCCAGAAATTGATCAAGAAAAAAGGAAGGAACGTATTTTGTTAACAGGTGATTTGCCATCTCCAGCAAACCCTCCAACTGGATGCCCGTTTCATACTAGGTGTCCCATAGCTCAAGAAGCATGCAAAACAACAAAACCTGAATATAAACAAGTTAATCCTAATCATTTCGCAGCTTGTTTGTTGATTGAGGAAGAGGTGGAGAAATGA
- a CDS encoding MTH1187 family thiamine-binding protein yields the protein MQDTLMSIQVLPQTPNGEDVIPYVDEAIAIIEQSGLDFRVAPLETTVQGTMSECLILIQSINDRMVELEVPGVISQVRFYYVPTGITMEELTIKYD from the coding sequence ATGCAAGATACGTTGATGAGTATCCAAGTTTTACCTCAAACACCAAACGGCGAAGATGTTATTCCATACGTAGATGAAGCGATAGCAATTATTGAGCAATCTGGATTAGATTTTCGAGTAGCTCCTTTAGAAACAACCGTTCAAGGCACAATGAGCGAGTGTTTAATTTTAATTCAAAGCATTAATGATAGAATGGTTGAGTTGGAAGTACCAGGAGTTATTAGTCAAGTTAGATTTTATTATGTACCTACAGGTATTACCATGGAAGAATTAACAATAAAATACGATTAA
- a CDS encoding type II toxin-antitoxin system YoeB family toxin has product MTQEINRNDEESAKQQRLLDNIFTNCLGKYPDYLNNQSDDNDIDKEGLEERKYLLKTAANREHLARCIRDYVNGGLVKVLVDESMLIDFTESANQDHTHFKSRNKELVEKFNKRVQQIKGNIPFDEDNKPVPLMVKRVKCGGFKSIAIDDIHRLVFKVVENRLIIVSCYYHTI; this is encoded by the coding sequence ATGACACAAGAGATTAATAGAAATGATGAAGAGAGTGCTAAGCAGCAAAGATTATTAGACAACATATTCACGAATTGTTTAGGAAAATATCCCGATTATTTAAATAATCAAAGTGATGATAATGATATAGATAAAGAAGGACTAGAAGAAAGAAAATATTTACTTAAAACTGCTGCTAATCGTGAACATTTAGCAAGATGTATACGTGATTATGTAAATGGGGGTTTAGTAAAAGTGCTTGTGGATGAGAGTATGTTAATAGATTTCACAGAATCTGCAAATCAAGATCACACACATTTCAAAAGTCGCAATAAAGAACTAGTTGAAAAGTTTAATAAAAGAGTTCAACAAATTAAAGGAAATATTCCTTTTGATGAAGATAATAAGCCTGTTCCATTAATGGTTAAAAGAGTGAAGTGCGGAGGATTTAAATCGATAGCAATAGACGACATACATCGTCTTGTTTTTAAAGTTGTTGAAAACCGTCTTATTATAGTGAGTTGCTATTACCATACAATATAA
- a CDS encoding 2-oxoacid:ferredoxin oxidoreductase subunit beta encodes MATFKDFRNNVKPNWCPGCGDFSVQAAIQKAAANVGLEPEEVALITGIGCSGRLSGYVNSYGMHAIHGRALPIAQGVKMANKDLTVICSGGDGDGYAIGMGHTIHALRRNMNITYIVMDNQIYGLTKGQTSPSSAPGFVTKTTPKGNIEQNVAPLELALSSGATFVGQGFSSDIKGLTKLIEEAINHDGFSFVNVFSPCVTYNKVNTYDWFKEHLVSIDDIEDYDTADKNKAIQTVIDHESLLTGIVYQDKETPSYESQIEQMNGEPLAKQDIKIDKEQFEDLTKQFI; translated from the coding sequence GTGGCAACATTTAAAGATTTTAGAAATAACGTTAAACCAAACTGGTGTCCAGGTTGTGGTGACTTCTCAGTTCAAGCTGCAATACAAAAAGCTGCGGCGAATGTCGGATTAGAACCTGAAGAAGTAGCATTAATCACTGGTATTGGTTGTTCAGGACGTTTATCAGGCTATGTAAATTCATATGGTATGCACGCTATTCATGGTCGTGCATTGCCAATTGCACAAGGTGTGAAAATGGCGAATAAAGATTTAACTGTTATTTGTTCAGGCGGTGATGGAGATGGCTATGCAATTGGTATGGGTCATACTATTCATGCTTTACGCAGAAACATGAACATCACTTACATTGTTATGGATAACCAAATATATGGTTTGACTAAAGGACAAACATCACCATCTTCTGCACCAGGGTTTGTGACGAAAACAACTCCAAAAGGTAACATTGAGCAAAATGTAGCACCTTTAGAACTTGCATTATCTTCTGGTGCAACCTTTGTAGGACAAGGTTTCTCAAGTGATATCAAAGGACTAACTAAACTTATTGAAGAAGCTATCAATCATGATGGTTTCTCATTTGTAAATGTCTTTTCTCCATGTGTAACTTACAATAAAGTAAATACTTATGATTGGTTTAAAGAACATTTGGTATCTATTGATGATATTGAAGATTATGATACTGCTGACAAAAACAAAGCAATTCAAACAGTGATTGATCATGAATCACTACTAACTGGTATCGTTTATCAAGATAAAGAAACACCGTCATATGAATCTCAAATTGAACAAATGAACGGTGAACCTTTAGCAAAACAAGATATCAAAATTGATAAAGAACAATTTGAAGACTTAACAAAACAATTTATTTAA
- a CDS encoding 2-oxoacid:acceptor oxidoreductase subunit alpha produces MKSQVSWKVGGQQGEGIESTGEIFATAMNRKGYYLYGYRHFSSRIKGGHTNNKIRVSTKPVHAISDDLDILVAFDQETIELNHHEMRDDSVIIADAKAKPSKPEDCKAQLIILPFTDIAKELGNKLMKNMVAIGATCAVMDLDIQSFEALIANTFGKKGEKIVESNIQALHQGYDAMKEQMPELEGDYHLEPSDSEPHLYMIGNDAVGLGAISAGCKFMAAYPITPASEIMEYMIDNLPKVGGTVIQTEDEIAAATMAIGANYAGVRAFTASAGPGLSLMMESIGLSGMTETPLVIINTQRGGPSTGLPTKEEQSDLMQMIYGTHGDIPKIVIAPTDAEDSFYLTVEAFNLAEEYQCPVIILSDLQLALGKQTVEQLDYDRIEIKRGELLQGDIEREEDDKSYFKRYALTANGVSPRPIPGVKGGIHHVTGVEHSQEGKPSESAQNRQEQMDKRMRKTENLLISEPVIDDQPYDEADILYIGFISTKGAIQEGKARLENQGVKVNHLQIRQLHPFPAEIVQEAVDKAKKVVVVEHNYQGQLANILKMNVNVHGKLIKQTKYDGTPFLPHEIEDKGLEIAKETEGVGTSGNI; encoded by the coding sequence ATGAAATCACAAGTATCATGGAAAGTTGGCGGTCAACAAGGTGAAGGAATCGAATCGACAGGGGAAATCTTTGCCACAGCTATGAACCGTAAAGGGTACTACCTATACGGTTACAGACATTTCTCAAGCCGAATTAAAGGCGGTCATACCAATAATAAAATTAGAGTATCAACAAAGCCAGTTCATGCTATTAGTGATGATTTAGATATTCTCGTTGCATTCGACCAAGAAACAATTGAGTTAAATCACCATGAGATGCGTGACGACAGTGTGATTATCGCTGATGCGAAAGCTAAACCTTCTAAACCTGAAGATTGCAAAGCACAACTTATTATTCTTCCTTTTACTGATATTGCAAAAGAATTAGGAAATAAATTAATGAAAAATATGGTAGCTATCGGTGCGACTTGTGCCGTTATGGATTTAGATATCCAATCATTTGAAGCACTTATTGCAAATACTTTTGGTAAAAAAGGTGAAAAAATTGTAGAAAGCAATATTCAAGCTTTACACCAAGGCTATGATGCAATGAAAGAACAAATGCCAGAATTAGAAGGCGATTATCACTTAGAACCAAGTGATTCTGAACCGCATCTTTATATGATTGGTAATGATGCAGTAGGTTTAGGTGCGATTTCTGCAGGTTGTAAATTTATGGCTGCTTATCCAATTACACCAGCATCAGAAATTATGGAGTATATGATTGATAATCTGCCGAAAGTCGGCGGAACTGTTATTCAAACTGAAGATGAAATTGCAGCTGCTACAATGGCAATTGGTGCAAATTATGCAGGTGTACGTGCATTTACAGCTTCTGCAGGTCCTGGTTTATCATTGATGATGGAATCAATCGGTCTATCTGGTATGACAGAAACTCCGCTTGTTATTATCAATACACAACGCGGAGGCCCTTCTACAGGATTGCCTACTAAAGAAGAACAATCAGATTTAATGCAAATGATATACGGTACACATGGTGATATTCCGAAAATTGTTATTGCGCCAACTGATGCAGAAGATTCTTTCTATTTAACAGTTGAAGCATTCAATTTAGCTGAAGAATATCAATGTCCTGTTATTATTTTAAGTGACTTGCAATTAGCATTAGGTAAACAAACAGTTGAGCAGTTAGATTACGACCGTATTGAAATCAAACGCGGTGAGCTTTTACAAGGAGATATTGAAAGAGAAGAAGATGATAAATCTTACTTCAAACGTTACGCACTTACTGCTAACGGTGTATCTCCAAGACCTATTCCAGGTGTAAAAGGCGGTATTCACCACGTCACAGGTGTAGAACACAGCCAAGAAGGTAAACCAAGTGAATCTGCACAAAACCGTCAAGAACAAATGGATAAACGTATGCGTAAAACAGAAAACTTATTAATTAGTGAACCTGTTATTGATGATCAACCGTATGATGAAGCGGACATCTTATATATTGGATTTATTTCAACTAAAGGTGCTATCCAAGAAGGAAAAGCACGTCTTGAAAACCAAGGTGTCAAAGTAAATCATTTACAAATCAGACAATTACATCCATTCCCAGCAGAAATAGTGCAAGAAGCAGTAGACAAAGCGAAAAAAGTAGTAGTAGTTGAACACAACTATCAAGGTCAATTAGCGAATATATTAAAAATGAATGTTAATGTTCACGGTAAATTGATTAAACAAACAAAATATGACGGTACACCATTTTTACCGCATGAAATTGAAGATAAAGGATTAGAGATTGCCAAAGAGACTGAAGGAGTGGGTACAAGTGGCAACATTTAA
- a CDS encoding TIGR00282 family metallophosphoesterase: MRILFIGDIVGKVGREAISTYLPKLKQQYRPTVTIVNAENAAHGKGITEKIYKELLREGVDFMTMGNHTYGQRQIYEFIDEAKRMVRPANFPDEAPGIGMRFIQINEDKLAVINLQGRAFMQDIDDPFKKADQLIEEAQKETPYIFVDFHAETTSEKNAMGWYLDGRASAVVGTHTHIQTSDNRILPNGTGYITDVGMTGFYDGILGINRDEVIYRFISSLPQRHVVPDEGREVLSGVVIDLNKEGQTKNIERILINEDHPFDMLK, translated from the coding sequence TTGAGAATATTATTTATCGGTGATATTGTCGGTAAAGTAGGTAGAGAGGCGATTTCAACTTATTTACCGAAACTTAAACAGCAATATCGTCCCACAGTTACAATCGTGAATGCAGAAAATGCTGCACACGGAAAAGGGATTACTGAAAAAATTTATAAAGAATTATTAAGAGAAGGCGTTGATTTTATGACCATGGGTAATCACACTTATGGACAACGTCAAATTTATGAATTTATCGATGAAGCAAAACGCATGGTACGACCAGCTAATTTTCCTGATGAGGCACCTGGTATCGGAATGCGTTTTATACAAATAAACGAAGATAAACTAGCAGTCATCAATCTTCAAGGACGTGCATTTATGCAAGACATAGATGATCCTTTTAAAAAAGCAGACCAATTAATAGAAGAAGCACAAAAAGAAACACCATATATTTTTGTGGACTTTCATGCTGAAACGACGTCGGAGAAAAATGCGATGGGATGGTATTTAGATGGTCGTGCAAGTGCTGTTGTTGGAACACATACACACATTCAGACTTCAGATAATCGCATTCTTCCAAACGGTACAGGTTACATTACAGATGTAGGTATGACAGGATTTTATGATGGTATTTTAGGAATTAACAGAGACGAAGTCATTTATCGATTTATTTCAAGTCTTCCTCAAAGACATGTTGTTCCTGATGAAGGCCGAGAAGTTTTATCTGGTGTTGTGATTGATTTAAACAAAGAGGGTCAAACTAAAAATATTGAACGAATTTTAATTAATGAAGATCATCCATTCGACATGTTAAAATAA
- a CDS encoding LysR family transcriptional regulator translates to MDPFKVLIEVVKAQSFTKAAENLYTSQPSISRDIKKLEVEYDVKVFEFKHSRMTLTSDGEKLFRYALKQKHLEEALRRDLKQAPHTISGELTIGSSYTYGEYRLAQKLADLAHQYPRLHIHVHLDNSEHVIENIKRNVIDIGIIEKEIQVNMIDSKRIEKDEMVLIRKKESQYNMDTCFVREKGSGTRVYQEEGLAQFELHPFLVEINNTTLIKHMVHDGYGFSIVSKKTLTPFDKEKLEIIPLNIERYFYLLTHTNKYIDQNMELLINKFTKE, encoded by the coding sequence ATGGATCCATTTAAAGTACTGATTGAAGTGGTAAAAGCACAAAGTTTTACGAAAGCGGCTGAAAATCTTTATACATCACAACCTTCTATCAGCCGAGATATTAAAAAGTTGGAAGTTGAATATGATGTTAAAGTTTTCGAATTCAAACATTCAAGAATGACTTTAACTAGTGATGGAGAAAAATTATTCAGGTATGCTCTAAAACAAAAGCATTTAGAAGAAGCACTTAGAAGAGATTTAAAACAAGCACCCCATACAATATCTGGTGAATTAACAATCGGAAGCAGCTATACTTATGGTGAATACCGTTTGGCTCAAAAACTTGCCGATTTAGCTCATCAATATCCTCGTTTGCATATACATGTACATTTAGACAATTCTGAGCATGTCATTGAGAATATAAAGCGTAATGTAATCGATATAGGGATTATAGAAAAAGAAATTCAGGTCAATATGATAGACAGTAAGAGAATCGAAAAAGATGAAATGGTTCTTATTCGAAAAAAAGAGAGTCAATATAATATGGATACATGTTTTGTACGTGAAAAAGGTTCCGGAACACGTGTTTATCAAGAAGAAGGATTAGCGCAATTTGAACTGCATCCATTTTTAGTTGAGATAAATAATACAACTTTGATAAAACATATGGTTCATGATGGTTACGGTTTCTCTATAGTTTCCAAAAAAACATTAACGCCTTTTGATAAAGAAAAACTAGAGATTATACCTTTAAACATTGAACGATATTTTTATCTGTTAACGCATACAAATAAATACATTGATCAGAATATGGAATTATTGATTAATAAATTTACAAAGGAATAG
- a CDS encoding YeiH family protein encodes MTASKNKYFILGIVFTLIIAIISLTLSKVPILDKVGALTIAILIAILYRHFKGYPENYRNGIEFSSKRLLKLAIVLYGLKLNINEIITKGGTLLLVDIGVVIFSIAGIYFLNKWIKGDLNLGILLGIGTGICGAAAIAATSSILKSREKDAAISIGIIALIGTIFSLSYTVFDSFLHLSPQLYGAWTGTSLHEIAHVVLAADFSGDQALSIALLGKLGRVFLLIPVSIILIIIMKFRSKNKYESQKIDIPYFLIGFVIMAVIHTYINIPQTIMNVLDFITNLFMMMAMVALGLNVSFKDLKNRAFKPLIAVIVISLCLSALTFLLLNSIY; translated from the coding sequence ATGACTGCTTCAAAAAATAAATATTTCATCCTTGGTATTGTCTTTACGCTCATCATTGCAATTATAAGTTTAACTTTATCTAAAGTACCCATTTTAGATAAAGTCGGTGCGCTAACAATCGCTATTTTAATTGCTATATTATATCGACACTTTAAAGGTTACCCAGAGAATTACAGAAATGGTATTGAATTTTCGTCAAAACGTTTATTGAAACTTGCTATAGTCTTATATGGTCTGAAACTAAACATTAATGAAATTATCACTAAAGGTGGAACTTTGCTTCTTGTAGATATTGGAGTAGTAATTTTCAGTATAGCTGGTATTTACTTTTTGAATAAGTGGATTAAAGGAGATTTAAATTTAGGTATTTTACTAGGAATTGGTACTGGTATTTGCGGAGCCGCTGCTATAGCGGCAACAAGTTCAATTCTTAAATCCCGCGAAAAAGATGCAGCAATTAGTATTGGTATTATCGCTTTGATCGGAACTATTTTTTCACTTAGTTATACAGTTTTTGATAGTTTCTTACACTTATCACCACAATTATACGGGGCTTGGACTGGTACTAGTTTGCATGAAATTGCCCATGTAGTGCTTGCAGCTGACTTTTCTGGAGATCAGGCATTAAGTATTGCTTTATTAGGTAAATTAGGTCGTGTATTCCTCCTGATACCCGTCAGCATTATTTTAATAATAATCATGAAATTCCGATCTAAGAACAAATATGAAAGCCAAAAAATTGATATTCCTTACTTTTTAATTGGATTTGTAATTATGGCCGTAATTCATACGTACATTAATATCCCTCAAACGATTATGAATGTACTCGATTTCATCACAAATCTCTTTATGATGATGGCTATGGTCGCTTTAGGATTAAATGTCTCATTTAAAGATTTAAAGAACCGTGCTTTTAAACCATTAATTGCTGTCATAGTTATATCACTTTGTTTATCCGCACTTACATTTTTATTATTGAATTCCATCTACTAA